One genomic segment of Hyphomicrobiales bacterium includes these proteins:
- the rpoB gene encoding DNA-directed RNA polymerase subunit beta yields MAQAFSGRRRLRKFFGNITEVAEMPNLIEVQKASYDQFLQVASQPDGSRIEEGLEAVFKSVFPISDFSGGSLLEFVSYEYEAPKYDVEECRQRGMTYSAPLKVTLRLIVFDIDEDTGAKSVKDIKEQDVYMGDMPFMTGNGTFVVNGTERVIVSQMHRSPGVFFDHDKGKTHSSGKLLFASRIIPYRGSWLDIEFDAKDIVHARIDRRRKLPVTTLLYALGYDPESVLAEYYNTVTYTRSGEGWRIPFDGNTLKGQKVTVDLIDADSGEVVVEAGKKITARTVKQLDEKGVKALQIENDDLIGRYVSVDMINMEDGAIFAEAGDEIDVDNLEAMTEHGIDELVLLDIDHVNIGPYLRNTLAVDKNDNREGALFDIYRVMRPGEPPTIDTAEAMFQSLFFDAERYDLSAVGRVKMNMRMSLDAEDTVRVLRKEDITEVVRTLIDLRDGRGEIDDIDNLGNRRVRSVGELMENQYRVGLLRMERAIKERMSSVEIDTVMPQDLINAKPAAAAVREFFGSSQLSQFMDQTNPLSEITHKRRLSALGPGGLTRERAGFEVRDVHPTHYGRICPIETPEGPNIGLINSLATFARVNKYGFIESPYRKVVDGAVTEEVIYLSAMEEANYTVAQANAPLDENFKFINETAQSRHAGEVLISPIENIDLMDVSPKQLVSVAASLIPFLENDDANRALMGSNMMRQAVPLVRAEAPFVGTGMEAVVARDSGAAIGARRAGIVDQVDATRIVIRATEDLDPSRPGVDIYSLQKFQRSNQNTCINQRPLVRMGDRVTRGDIIADGPSTDLGDLALGRNALVAFMPWNGYNYEDSILLSERIVRDDVFTSIHIEEFEVMARDTKLGPEEITRDIPNVSEEALKNLDEAGIVYIGAEVTAGDILVGKITPKGESPMTPEEKLLRAIFGEKASDVRDTSLRVPPGDTGTIVEVRVFNRHGVEKDERAMSIEREEIESLAKDRDDEQAILDRNVYSRLSDTLTGKTAIGGPKGFKSDTKLTTELMEEYPRSQWWQFAFSDEKFMGELEALRGQYDDSRKLLEQRFIDKVEKLQRGDELPPGVMKMVKVFVAIKRKIQPGDKMAGRHGNKGVVSKIVPVEDMPFLDNGEHVDVVLNPLGVPSRMNVGQILETHLGWACAGMGHKIGDMLDEYKQSGDLAPVRKEIEDLYGGSVKNEKVSEYSDEEIELVGEQLSHGVCIATPVFDGAREPDVVKMLEDANLHKSGQSILYDGRTGEQFDRPVTVGYIYMLKLHHLVDDKIHARSIGPYSLVTQQPLGGKAQFGGQRFGEMEVWALEAYGAAYTLQEMLTVKSDDVAGRTKVYESIVKGEDNFEAGIPESFNVLVKEVRGLGLNMELLDAEEDE; encoded by the coding sequence ATGGCTCAGGCATTTTCAGGTCGCAGACGTCTTCGTAAGTTTTTCGGTAACATCACAGAAGTAGCAGAAATGCCAAACCTCATTGAGGTTCAAAAGGCATCTTATGACCAGTTTCTGCAAGTGGCATCTCAGCCAGATGGTAGCCGGATCGAAGAAGGTCTAGAGGCCGTCTTTAAATCTGTATTCCCGATTTCTGATTTTTCAGGCGGATCACTGCTCGAATTCGTATCTTACGAATATGAAGCACCAAAGTATGACGTTGAAGAATGTCGCCAGCGTGGCATGACATATTCAGCGCCACTTAAAGTGACGCTTCGCCTTATCGTGTTTGATATTGATGAAGATACAGGCGCGAAATCAGTCAAAGACATTAAAGAGCAAGACGTCTACATGGGCGACATGCCATTTATGACGGGCAATGGTACATTTGTCGTGAACGGCACCGAGCGTGTTATCGTCTCACAAATGCACCGTTCACCGGGCGTGTTCTTTGACCATGATAAAGGTAAAACGCACTCTTCTGGTAAACTCTTGTTCGCCTCACGGATCATTCCTTACCGTGGTTCATGGCTTGATATTGAGTTTGACGCAAAAGACATCGTGCACGCACGTATCGACCGTCGTCGTAAGCTTCCTGTCACAACACTCTTGTATGCCCTTGGTTATGACCCTGAGAGCGTCTTAGCTGAGTATTACAACACAGTGACATACACACGCTCTGGTGAAGGCTGGCGCATCCCGTTTGATGGCAACACACTTAAAGGTCAAAAGGTCACTGTTGATCTGATTGACGCTGATTCAGGTGAAGTTGTTGTTGAAGCTGGTAAGAAGATTACAGCCCGTACAGTAAAACAGCTTGATGAGAAGGGCGTTAAAGCGCTTCAAATCGAGAATGATGATCTGATTGGCCGCTATGTATCTGTTGACATGATCAACATGGAAGATGGCGCGATCTTTGCTGAAGCTGGCGATGAGATCGACGTAGACAATCTCGAAGCTATGACTGAGCATGGCATCGACGAGTTGGTTCTTCTCGACATCGACCACGTGAATATTGGCCCTTACCTACGCAACACACTTGCCGTTGATAAGAATGATAACCGCGAAGGTGCATTGTTCGATATCTACCGCGTAATGCGCCCAGGTGAGCCACCGACAATTGATACAGCTGAAGCCATGTTCCAGTCGCTCTTCTTTGATGCAGAGCGCTATGACCTTTCTGCTGTTGGTCGTGTGAAAATGAACATGCGTATGTCTTTGGACGCAGAAGACACAGTTCGTGTCCTTCGCAAAGAAGACATCACAGAAGTTGTTCGCACGCTTATCGATCTTCGTGATGGTCGCGGTGAGATCGACGATATTGATAACCTCGGCAACCGCCGCGTTCGCTCTGTTGGCGAATTGATGGAAAATCAATACCGTGTTGGTCTGCTTCGTATGGAGCGTGCCATTAAAGAGCGCATGTCTTCTGTCGAAATCGACACTGTGATGCCGCAGGACTTGATTAACGCGAAACCAGCTGCTGCTGCAGTTCGTGAATTCTTCGGTTCTTCGCAATTGTCACAATTTATGGACCAAACCAACCCGCTTTCAGAGATCACGCACAAGCGTCGTCTTTCAGCGCTTGGGCCTGGTGGTCTAACACGCGAACGTGCTGGTTTTGAAGTGCGCGATGTGCACCCAACTCACTACGGTCGTATTTGTCCGATTGAAACACCTGAGGGTCCAAATATTGGCCTGATCAACTCGCTCGCAACATTTGCCCGCGTCAACAAGTATGGCTTCATCGAAAGCCCATACCGTAAAGTTGTCGATGGTGCGGTGACTGAGGAAGTGATTTACCTCTCCGCAATGGAAGAGGCGAACTATACGGTTGCTCAGGCGAACGCTCCTTTGGATGAGAACTTCAAGTTCATCAATGAAACGGCTCAGTCGCGTCATGCTGGTGAAGTTTTGATTTCTCCAATTGAGAACATCGACTTGATGGACGTTTCACCGAAACAGCTCGTATCGGTTGCGGCTTCTCTCATTCCATTCCTAGAAAACGATGATGCGAACCGCGCTTTGATGGGTTCAAACATGATGCGTCAGGCTGTGCCGTTGGTACGTGCTGAAGCACCATTCGTTGGTACGGGTATGGAAGCGGTTGTAGCGCGCGATTCTGGTGCTGCTATTGGCGCCCGTCGTGCTGGTATTGTTGACCAAGTGGATGCGACACGTATCGTTATCCGTGCGACTGAGGATCTTGATCCTTCTCGTCCAGGTGTTGATATTTACAGCCTACAAAAGTTCCAACGTTCAAACCAAAACACTTGTATCAACCAGCGACCACTCGTTCGCATGGGTGACCGCGTGACCAGAGGCGATATCATCGCAGACGGTCCGTCAACAGATCTTGGTGATTTGGCGCTTGGCCGTAACGCTCTCGTGGCGTTTATGCCTTGGAATGGCTACAACTACGAAGATTCAATCTTGCTTTCTGAGCGTATTGTTCGTGATGACGTCTTTACTTCGATCCACATCGAAGAATTTGAAGTTATGGCGCGTGATACGAAGCTTGGACCGGAAGAAATCACACGTGATATTCCAAACGTATCTGAAGAGGCTTTGAAAAACCTCGATGAGGCGGGCATCGTTTACATCGGTGCGGAAGTAACAGCTGGTGACATTCTGGTTGGTAAGATCACACCAAAAGGCGAAAGCCCGATGACACCGGAAGAAAAACTTCTTCGTGCCATCTTTGGTGAGAAAGCTTCCGACGTTCGCGATACATCACTGCGTGTTCCTCCTGGAGACACAGGGACAATCGTTGAAGTTCGTGTATTCAACCGCCACGGCGTTGAAAAAGACGAACGTGCGATGTCTATCGAGCGTGAAGAAATTGAAAGCCTCGCGAAAGACCGTGATGACGAACAAGCGATCCTCGATCGTAACGTTTACTCACGTCTATCCGATACATTGACTGGTAAAACAGCAATTGGCGGTCCAAAAGGCTTCAAGAGCGATACCAAGCTTACAACTGAGCTGATGGAAGAATACCCACGCAGCCAGTGGTGGCAGTTTGCCTTCTCTGATGAGAAGTTTATGGGCGAACTCGAAGCACTTCGTGGTCAGTATGATGATAGCCGTAAATTGCTAGAGCAGCGCTTCATCGACAAGGTTGAGAAACTACAGCGTGGTGACGAATTGCCGCCAGGCGTGATGAAGATGGTTAAAGTCTTCGTTGCGATTAAGCGTAAGATTCAGCCAGGTGATAAAATGGCTGGCCGTCACGGCAACAAAGGTGTGGTTTCAAAAATTGTACCTGTTGAAGACATGCCGTTCCTCGATAATGGTGAGCACGTAGACGTGGTTCTAAACCCGCTCGGCGTTCCATCACGGATGAACGTTGGTCAGATCCTCGAAACCCACCTTGGTTGGGCCTGTGCTGGCATGGGTCACAAGATTGGCGATATGCTTGACGAATACAAGCAGTCAGGTGATCTGGCACCAGTTCGTAAAGAGATCGAAGATCTTTATGGCGGCTCTGTCAAAAATGAGAAGGTTTCTGAATATTCAGATGAAGAAATCGAACTCGTTGGTGAGCAATTGTCTCATGGTGTTTGCATCGCGACACCAGTCTTTGATGGCGCACGTGAACCTGATGTTGTCAAAATGTTGGAAGACGCAAACTTGCATAAGTCTGGTCAGTCTATCCTTTATGATGGCCGCACAGGTGAACAGTTCGACCGTCCAGTGACAGTTGGCTACATCTACATGCTGAAACTGCACCACCTCGTGGATGACAAAATTCACGCCCGTTCGATTGGCCCTTACTCGCTTGTTACCCAGCAGCCGCTTGGTGGTAAAGCTCAGTTCGGTGGTCAGCGCTTCGGTGAGATGGAGGTCTGGGCTCTGGAAGCTTACGGCGCTGCATACACCCTGCAGGAGATGCTGACTGTGAAATCGGATGACGTGGCCGGACGGACCAAGGTCTATGAAAGCATCGTCAAAGGCGAAGACAACTTCGAAGCCGGTATTCCGGAATCGTTCAACGTACTTGTGAAAGAGGTACGCGGTCTTGGCCTGAACATGGAACTCCTGGACGCGGAGGAAGACGAGTGA
- the rplL gene encoding 50S ribosomal protein L7/L12: protein MANLDQIVEDLSALTVLEAAELSKMLEEKWGVSAAAPVAVAAAPGAGGGEAAEEKTEFDVILAGAGDKKINVIKEVRGITGLGLKEAKDLVEGAPKAVKEGVSKEEAEEIKGKLEAAGASVEVK, encoded by the coding sequence ATGGCTAACCTAGATCAAATCGTTGAGGATCTCTCAGCACTTACAGTTTTGGAAGCTGCTGAGCTTTCAAAAATGCTCGAAGAAAAATGGGGCGTTTCTGCTGCAGCACCTGTTGCTGTTGCTGCTGCACCTGGTGCAGGCGGTGGCGAAGCTGCTGAAGAGAAAACTGAATTTGACGTAATTCTTGCTGGCGCAGGCGACAAGAAAATCAACGTGATTAAAGAAGTTCGCGGCATCACAGGTCTTGGCCTGAAAGAAGCGAAAGACCTCGTTGAAGGCGCGCCTAAAGCAGTTAAAGAAGGCGTTTCTAAAGAAGAAGCAGAAGAAATCAAAGGCAAGCTTGAAGCTGCCGGCGCTTCTGTAGAAGTTAAGTAA
- the rplJ gene encoding 50S ribosomal protein L10, producing the protein MERAQKSELVADLNTVFNESGAVVVAHYSGLTVAQMSELRTKMRATGASVKVAKNRLVKLALKGTDAEHIDGLFTGPTVIAYSDDPVSAPKIAVEFAKKNEDFVILGGAMGETNLNPDGVKALAALPSLDELRGKIVGLLQAPAGKIAQVVNAPAGQLARVVGAYASKDEAA; encoded by the coding sequence GTGGAAAGAGCACAAAAATCAGAGCTCGTCGCAGACCTCAATACCGTTTTCAATGAAAGCGGCGCTGTAGTTGTGGCCCACTATTCTGGCCTTACAGTTGCGCAAATGTCCGAACTTCGGACCAAAATGCGTGCAACAGGTGCCAGCGTAAAAGTGGCGAAAAATCGCCTCGTAAAGCTTGCTCTTAAAGGCACGGATGCAGAACACATCGACGGCTTGTTTACAGGCCCGACAGTGATCGCCTATTCAGACGATCCAGTTTCTGCACCTAAGATTGCCGTCGAATTCGCTAAGAAGAACGAAGACTTCGTTATTCTCGGTGGAGCGATGGGTGAAACCAATCTTAATCCAGACGGCGTTAAAGCTCTTGCAGCTCTACCGTCACTTGATGAACTGCGCGGCAAAATTGTTGGTCTACTTCAAGCACCAGCAGGAAAAATCGCACAGGTTGTCAACGCACCAGCAGGTCAGCTTGCTCGTGTGGTTGGAGCGTATGCCTCTAAAGATGAAGCGGCTTGA
- the rplA gene encoding 50S ribosomal protein L1, with protein MAKLGKRTLKAREGVDKNVEVAIAEAVKMVKERATAKFDETIDIVMNLGVDPRHADQMVRGVCNLPNGTGKTVRVAVFARGDKADEAKAAGADIVGAEDLMEEVQKGNINFDRCIATPDMMPIVGRLGKVLGPRNLMPNPKVGTVTPDVTKAVGEAKGGAVDFRVEKAGILHAGVGKASFTEAALLENIKAFTDAVQKARPTGAKGTFVERVGLSSTMGPGVKVDVSSLSA; from the coding sequence ATGGCAAAACTTGGTAAAAGAACACTCAAAGCTCGTGAAGGCGTTGATAAAAACGTTGAAGTAGCGATTGCTGAAGCTGTGAAAATGGTCAAAGAACGCGCAACAGCGAAATTTGACGAAACAATCGACATCGTAATGAACCTCGGCGTTGACCCACGTCACGCAGACCAAATGGTTCGTGGCGTATGTAACTTGCCAAACGGTACTGGTAAAACAGTACGCGTTGCAGTTTTTGCTCGCGGCGATAAAGCTGACGAAGCGAAAGCAGCGGGTGCAGATATCGTTGGTGCTGAAGACCTTATGGAAGAAGTGCAAAAGGGCAATATCAACTTTGACCGTTGTATCGCCACACCAGACATGATGCCAATCGTTGGTCGTCTGGGTAAAGTGCTTGGTCCACGTAACCTTATGCCAAACCCAAAAGTCGGCACAGTAACACCAGATGTTACCAAAGCTGTTGGTGAAGCTAAGGGCGGTGCTGTTGATTTCCGTGTTGAAAAAGCCGGTATCTTGCACGCAGGCGTTGGCAAAGCGAGCTTCACTGAAGCTGCTCTTCTAGAAAACATCAAAGCCTTTACAGACGCAGTACAAAAAGCCCGCCCAACAGGCGCAAAGGGTACTTTTGTTGAGCGTGTTGGTCTCTCATCTACGATGGGTCCAGGCGTAAAGGTTGACGTTTCAAGCCTCAGCGCTTAA
- the rplK gene encoding 50S ribosomal protein L11 has translation MAKKIDGYLKLQVPAGSATPSPPIGPALGQRGLNIMEFCKAFNAQTQEMEKGAPVPCTITIYQDKSFTFEMKTPPASFLIKKAANIKSGSQTPGRGTIASITKAQVREIAEAKMKDLNAFDIEMAMLQIEGSARSMGIAVEG, from the coding sequence ATGGCGAAGAAAATTGATGGATACCTGAAACTTCAGGTTCCTGCTGGTTCGGCAACGCCGTCCCCGCCCATCGGTCCAGCTCTAGGTCAGCGCGGTCTGAACATTATGGAGTTCTGTAAAGCGTTCAATGCGCAGACACAGGAAATGGAAAAAGGCGCACCAGTGCCTTGCACGATCACAATCTACCAAGACAAGTCTTTCACATTTGAGATGAAGACGCCTCCGGCATCTTTCTTGATCAAGAAAGCAGCGAACATCAAATCTGGTTCACAAACACCAGGTCGCGGTACTATTGCCTCTATTACGAAGGCTCAAGTGCGCGAAATCGCTGAAGCAAAAATGAAAGACCTAAACGCATTCGATATTGAAATGGCAATGCTTCAAATCGAAGGCTCAGCTCGCTCTATGGGCATCGCGGTGGAAGGCTAA